The Numenius arquata chromosome 11, bNumArq3.hap1.1, whole genome shotgun sequence genomic interval CAGCTTCTTGCTTATGGCTCGAAAATTGCTCTTCCTGGCCAGAGAATTAAACGCATCCGTGATCTTTCCTGGAAAACAAGACAAGGAGAAAGAGCTGGGAGCCTCTGGACTGGAGGATGCACAGAGCTGGTCTCTAGAAGAGAACTGGCGGCGGTGCctgccggccccgctgcccctGTTTGCACCCGCAGAGCCCACCTTCCCCAGGAGCTTCCAGCCAGCcctgaagcagcagctcctggggggacAGGTCTCTGCCCCAGGGCTCCCCGGGAACTCGGGTGGCAGAGGGCCCTCACCTGCGGCACGGTCCGTCACCAGCTTGCTGACTTTGCTCTCCACAGCAGTCAGGGTCTCTCCAGCCGACTGCTCGGTCAGCAGCCCCACGCGCTTGAGGTTGTGGAAGGTCAGCAAGTGCTCGGGCCCGTAGCTCTGGGGAAGGGGGCAGCCCGATCAGCCCCGAGCCCCAGCTCGAGCATGGGGAGGCTGCTTACAACAGCCCCACAGGCAAAGGGCCGAGCTCGGGGCTGGTGTGGAGCCCGTGGAGGCAGCGGCTGccctgcagggacagcctgggcatccctggggagtgctgctgctggtggcaaggagctggcagggaggggaagccCTGTCCCATGCAACACGTGCTCTGCCCCGAGCTCCCAGACACTCGCCTGCAGGTACTGGGTTTTCAGGGAGCGGTAGTCCTTGGGGATGAGAcctgtggggagcagcagggtgagctctgccccgaggctggaaggccccggtgccccccatccctgcccagcgcaggcagacTCCTCACCGTTCTCCGTGATGGACAGGAGGCACATCAGGCGCAGGCTCTCGGTGGGGGACACCTGGGTGGGGGTGGGCAGTGAGCACCTGCAGCCCCCGCAGCGGGACAGGGAGGGCCCAAGCAGCCCGTGTCCCCTGCCTAGGGGGGTCTCACCTGCCGGTCAATGTGCTCCTCTATGAAGCTGGTGCTCTCACGGATGTCGAAGccctccagcagagctgcagaggcGGAAGAGGTAGTGTTACTTCACCCACCCCCAGGGCTCTCAGCGAGCTGGGGTCCGGGCTCAGCCTCCCTCCCTGAGCCCCAGGGATCAGGGCAGCCTTGCCATGCTgggccccccaccccaccacgcACCATCCCGCTCAGGATGACACTTGATCCTATGTAGGACCCCAAGACCCACCCCAATTCAAACTGTCTGGAAGGACTGTGGTCACGCAGGGGGCACCCAGGCCTGGGACAagtgaaaggagggtgtagccagggggggtcggccTCGTCTCCCAAGGAataggcgatgggacaagaggaaacagcctcaagttgtgccaggggaggtttaggatgggtattaggaaaaatttcttcactgaaagggttgtcaagccttgaaAGAGGCCGCCCTGGGGaatggtggagtcgccatccctggagggatttaagaccTGTAGAAATAGTGCCCAGcaatgttttttgtcagtgtgaggctggtggttggactagatgatctgaaaggtccattccaacccagaCAACTCTAGGATTCTGTAAGTGAGGCCATGAGTAAGGGACGACTCGTAATTTCTCCTGAACAAAGCAGCCTGAAAAGACTTTAAATGCAAGGCCTTGAGCAGGCCTTTTGCTCAAGGAACCGATAAAGCTGACACCTCCCTGTCTCTTCTGAGAAAAGAAGCTGGCACCTGAACAACCAGCTTTAAAGAAACACAACAGCCCCTTTTTGCCTCCTGTGAAGCACGAGCTGTTTCTCCAAAAGACGCTGTGCCCAGTGTTGAGCTTTGCCTCATTATCTGTGAAATGCAAATTAAAGTTCACACCCCTGCGTATGCTAATGAAGATCATCGAGCACATGCTAAACATGTATGGCTACAGCTCTCATAGCCACAGATTTGTCAATCTGAGTACCCCCCCTCTTTTCTGAGTGGGAAGTGACACCGTGGGTCGGAGTAGAGGGCAGGGGAGTGAGGACTGGGACGGGGAACAGCACTCACAATGTTCAGCCTTGATCATCTCCTGGAAGtcctgcttggttttctttttcatgatgGACTCACAGGCACCAATATCTGCATAACCAAGAGAGACAGCCGCTTTGGAGGAGTAACAGGCTCTGCATATCGCTTGTGCCCCCCAGCTGGGGACCAGCAGGGCCCTTCCACCCCCGGTAGCCCAGGCAGCCGCTGCAGTGGCCAAGGGCCTCTCCCTCTCCAGTCCCAGTCCCAGCTCCTACGCAGGCTCAGCAGGCGATGCTCCTGCTTTAGTCCCTTCAGCTCCTGGGAGACAAAGTTCTTCATCTGCTTGATGTCCATGCCCCGGCGCCGCTGCAGAAGGAAGAGCATGTGGGGAGGTGACCCAGCTGTGGAGGGACAGCACCGTGGGGGTCCCGCAGGCCAGGGTGATGCTCACGTCGTACTGTGCCTGCAGGTTACGTGACTTCTGGCTCAGGAAGCCAAACACGCTGGAGAAGTGCTCGTTCCGAATCTGGTTGAAGACCTGCAGAGAGCAGCGCAGCAGGGGGTGCCGGGCCAGCCGCAGCCCCCAGCACCGCAGCACCCGGAGCTGGCGCTTGCCCACAGCCCCAACAGCAGCGAGAGAGGGTGGTTTCCCCACCGGGGAGGCCAGTGCCCCCAAACCCCGACCAGCCGGCACAAGGGACTCTGCTGGTTACAGGAGCCGAGCTGCACCTGCAGACCATGTCTCTCCCGTCTCTTTGTCCTGACCCATCCCAACCCGTGCCCCCAGACCCCGCAGCACCCGGACGGTCCCTGCTCGGGCTTACAGGAGGAAAAGCCCCACTCAGCCCCTCCTGATGTCACCTGGGCACGGAGCACAGGGGGACCTGCTTCCCCCAAAGCACCTGGGCAGGACTCACTTTGTCCTGGGCGTTCAGCAGCACCTTAATGCTCTTGTCAGAAGAGGTGACATCTGGCCCAAAATCCACACTCCCTGCAAGGAAGGACAGAGAGCTGCTTTGCTCCAGCACTAGTGACATCCTGGCAAAAGGCAGTGGAGAGAGGCGATGCCTGCCCAGCCGCTCGGTCAGACCAGCCTCCAGGGGCACCCCACACCGGGACTGTCCCCGTGGGGAACAGCTTTGGCTGCAGCCCTGGGTCTGACGATGCCAGGCACAAACCCCGGGGACTCGGAGCCCTGCGCCGCCCCGTCGCCTCCCCTGGCGACCTACCGCACTTGATGCGGAAGGTGTCGTCCACCAGCCCCTCGTACACCACCTGGGAGCACAGCGCCGTCACGTAGTCAGTGTCTGCAACGAGAGCCGGTGCCTgggctgccctcctgcccctcgTCCTCACCGCCTGACCCCGgcccctgcagccaccccacacctcccaCCGCTACCACAGGCTCTCCCTGACCCTTCGCCAGGAGATCCTTCTCCTAGCAAGGTGATGGCCCAAACTGGGCCAGCTCTCGCCTGCTGCCCACCTCACTCCAGCCTACCTCTGTCCATGAGGAAGATGTTCCCAATCTCAGGCTTCCTGCCCTGGCTGTCGCCCTCGCTCTCTTCCTCCAGGTCCCGCCACAGCTCGTAGCTCATCTGTGACGGGCAGAGTGTGCCAGGGCCCGGGGGAACAGCACCAGGgcctgcagcctgccctggcaCCAGCCCCTGGGTGCCCACCACCCCCCAGCCAGGGCATGGGAAAAAGCCACCCACGGGCACAACCGGCATCAGCAGGCCTGGGGCTCACCGACCGAGGCTGGGCACAAACATGTCCCCCTCCAGGGCACAGGGTGGCCTGCAACACCCCAATGAGCAGCAGATGCTGTGGCGGATCCCCCTGCCCAACCTCAGCACAGGCAGGATGGCAGCGCCCCCCGCAACCTGCCGAGCCCCCCTGAGCTGCCTGGAGAGAGGCAGCAGCGCGGGGCCACCTCTACAGCAACGTCGTGCCACGTGGCTGAGGGTGTTTGACTCCCTGTGAGCTGTACCCCTTTCGGGGACCAGAGAGGCTTCCCCAGGCACCGTCCGACCCCAGCACCATGGCCCATACCTTGGCACACCTGCCAATCCCATAGACCTTGCCGAAGGGTCCGTACAGGGAGTTCAGTAACTGCAGGGCTCGAGCGATGGAGTTGATCCAGCGGTGATCTCCCTCCTGCAGGGACCACAAGAGGTCAGGGAGCGGGTCAGGGTCTGGGCGGGCTGGCTGGGAAACGACCGCCACGTCAGGGGAcccaggagatggagaggggatGGAGCAGGCCCTGGGCTCGGCGCTTCCAGGAGGACACGCACAGGAACGTGCCGGGGTGCCCCGAAGCTGCTCGGGAGGGAACAGAGGGGCCAGCACAGGGGGGCTGCGTGTGGAGGAGGGGAAGCATCACACCCTGTCAGAGCAGCCACCTCAGGCAAAAGCCACCCCAGGACAGCGAGGgctgaggggacagagcaggatGTCACTCATCAGCTCTCTGAACAAAGCTCTTGGTGCCACCCTGCAGGGCAGCGTCCCGGCACCATCGTCCCACTGACCAAGAAGTAGTCGCGGAAGAACTCGGGCAGCTCCATGCTGATGATGTCTTCATCCAACGGGAGCAGGTAGAAGGACCATTCGTCACAGGTGACATCTGAGTTTGGGACAGGGAAAAGCGACAGTTACCCAGCTCTCAGCAGAAACAGCCCCAAGAATCACGGCAGCCCCGCAAACAGGGGTGTGGGGAGCAGAGAGATAGGGGATTCCACAGGGAATGGTGGCAGGAGGGTCTCTCCTCCCAGAAGACAGGAGAGCGGTGCCGATGCTGCGGGCAGCCAGGCTGGAGGGAACCTGCGCTTCCTGCCCACgctcctgtccctgccagcacAGGGATCCCATACTGGGATTCAACTGAGCTTCTGCAGCATCGGAGCTACCGCGAGCCAGAcgtcagggaggggaaggggcaggcacCACAGCCCCACTCACCACCAAAGACTCCCTCTTCCTCCAGCACCATCTCGCAGGCATaaaactggaagaggaggagagaccCTCAGGGCCCGGCCGGGCTCTGAGTGGGCAGGGAAAGCTATGGCGGTGGGGGGACCAGCTCATTCCCAGGCATCAcaatgtttggttttaattaaacgCTTCTGGGTTAGAAACGAAGAACTTCTGGTGTCCATAGAAGGGGTGGAAGGCACCAAGGCTGGGCAGACGCAGAGCAACGGGGTAACGGGCAGCAGAGCACGGTCAGACTGACCTTTTGGGGGCTGAAGATAATCTTGTACTTCCTGCTCCTCCCCGACATCTTGTCAGCGTTGACAATGTCTGTGGACAAAAACCACGTAGACCCTGCCCAACCCCTGAACTGGCGCAACTCCTCTTGTCTGATGGGGGTCCCACATCACATGGGACCCAAAACAGCTCTGGCAGAGAGAAAAACCCCGGGGGCAGGGCCCGCCTGCCAaggctgtggcctccccaggagcCCTTCTCAAGCCCACTCAGCCCTGAGCACCGACCCTCAGCCCAGGCAGCGCTGGAGGCTCCCCCAGAGGCAGCTGCACCTCGAGCCTCAGCACGGGGCTGAGGCATCACCCCCCAACAGCGGGTGACAGAGAgctgccccgcggccgccccACTCACCAGCGATGTACCGCATCGTCCTGATCCGCGGCCGGACGAGGAAGCAGAACCTGTGGTCACAGAGGGGAGCGAGTGGCCCTTGTGCCcggcccttccccagccccgtTCCCTCGGCAGCTCTGCCCCAGGACCCGTCCGGTCCAGCCGAGCGAAATCCAGAGCTGGCAGCGGGAAAaggctcctgcctgcccccctgcctgccccgccAACCCCTTTGGCCCGGCCACAGGCCAGGCGGGCAGCCCGGGTGCCGCGGGGGCGGGGGACTCACTGGTCGCTGCTGCTGAGGGCCGGCCGGCTCTCCACCTTGTACAGCTTGTCCACCTCGTGCTGCTGCGGGGAGAGGCCGGGGCGTGGGTGGGCAGCGCGGGCAGCACCGGCAGcgggcggccgcccgcccccgcccccgcggTACCTTCAGGATGGAGACGTTGGCGATGCGGTCCAGGGGGCTCATCAGGTCGGCCTCGATGAACAGGTCCTTCTTCCCGGGCAGCTGAGGGCAGGCGGGGCGTGGGGCCAGCGCCCCACCGGCTGCCCCTCGGGGCCGAGCCCCCTCCCCTGCCGGTACCGGgctcccccgcccctcccgcccccgctGCGAGACCCCTCCGGGcccggcctcccgccgccccccccgggccgcccccggacctgctccagcaggtagATGAGCTGGTCCCGCGCCAGCCGCTTCAGGATACCGAAGTCGGGCGCCTCGGGCGCATCGCGGCGGCCGGCGAAGGCCATGGCGAGGAGAGACCCCGGaacgcccgggcgcggccgcggccccggcggAACCCCGCGCCGGAAGTGCCCTGCGCCATGGCAACGCGGGGAGGCGGGACGCCGCTCAGCTCTGCGCACGTTTATTGGCCACCGCGCCGCACGCCCGCCCCTCCCGCTCCCCGGCGGCGCCGGTCACGGTGCCGGTGCCGGGTCCAGGCCGCGCTCCTCGAACAGCCGCCGCAGCGCCGCCTCCAGCGGGGGGCTCGTCCCGCGCAGCCCCGCCACCACCTGCGCCGCCCACCGGAAGTACTCCTGCACGCGCTGCGACGTCCACCCTGCGGGGACGGGCCTGCGTCACGTCCGGCCGTggccgagcggcggcggggggggggggggcggggagcggcggaaGACAGGCGGGAGGCTCTGCCGCACCGACCCGACCCGGCCGCGCTCGGGCAGCCCGGGGCCGGGAACAGGCCGTCTCCGGGCACTGCGGCCCCGACGgtgccctccctccccgccccccctcccccgactGGAAGCCGCTCCTCGAGCCCCGGCCGGGACCGGGGCCCCGCTCCTCCGGCACGGGCGGCCCCTCCCGACACAGTGGttcccgcctcccgccccgggcCGGGACCGAGGGCTCGTCCGCCCCGCGGCGTCGCGGAGGGGGCAGGGAgcggccccgggcagccccgccgTGCCGGGGGGAGGGTGCCGGGGggagggtgccgggggggtgtCAGCCCCCGGTGGCGGGGGCAGGGCGGTACCTGTCGGGGTGCAGCGGTTGAGGTCCCGCAGGTTGTGCAGCTTGTCCGCCAGCTTCACCAGCTTGGCCCGCGGGCTGCTGCCGCCGGCGCGCTCGATCTGCAGCCGCTTTCGCTCCATCTTGGGCAGCGTCTTGTCGTCCGTCACCTCCTCCACCACCCGCCGCACCTCGGCCCCGAACCGCTCCTCCAGCTCCGAGAAGGTGGTGTCCGTGTCCTCCACCGTGTCGTGCAGGAGGGCGGCCTGGCACCaggaggggacagtgggggggtCCGGGGCCGGGCCTTGCCGCggcgagggggcggcggggggggggggggcacgtgcCCTCCGTTACCTGCAGCACCACCGTGTCGGTCACGCCGGCCTCCTGGGCCAGAATCCTGGCTACCCCTGCGGCGCAGAGCAGAGAGTGGGGAGGGGGCACCGTCCCGGGGAAGGGCAACAGCGTGGGGGGAGCCCACAGCCGAacatggggctggggcaggggagggaagggggtctgggcgggggggggtctgCCTCTCGGGGGTGGGCAGTGCCCGGGGGGCTCACAGCCCGGTCGGGCGGCAGGGACGGGGCTCGGGAGAGGGGACCCGGCTCTCTCCAGGGGCCGGAGCGGAGGGCTCCGGGGCAGAAGGGGGCTCCCGGAGGCGGGCAGCGCTCTGGCGCAGGGGGGGTCCAGGGGAATCCCGGGGGCAGGCAGCGCcccggggctggaaggggctcccGGAATCCGGCGGCGCTCCGGGTCAGAGGAAGGGTCCCCGGGGGCACACGGTGTCCCGGCAGCGGGAGGCGGGTGCCGGGGCTCTCCCGAAGGCGGCCGGGGGTACGGGTGCCGGAGGGGCTCCGCACCGATGGGGTGGTTGATGAAGGGGGTGCCCTCGGGGTCCTTCCGCCGCTGCCCTTTGTGTTTCTCGGCCGCGAAAGCCACCGCCTCCAGCAGCGCCGCCGCCTCCGAGCCCATGGCCGCCGGCGGAAGCAGCGCGGCGGAGGCGGGTCCCGTCCAGCCGTTTATTGCGCGCCGGGCCCcggcccgccccagccccgcggcAGCCGGTACAGCAGCGTGCCGTCGGGGGCGCGCACCTCGCAGCCAGCACCCGGTGTCGGTGCGGCGCTCAGCGCTCTCTCGTCCTGCCgctggcggcggcgcggcggggggcagccccggctccgcAGCACCCGCCGCACCACGTCGGTGCTGACTCCGAAGCCCTGGGCCAGGCGCTCCGGCGGCCACTCCTCGGGCAGCTCCTGCCGCAGGAACCTGCGGGGCACGGTCACGGTCACCGGGGCTCGGCCCTTCCCCGgtccgcccccccccgcccagccccgccgctcACCGCATCTGCTCCATCGCCTGCCAGGTCAGGGTCCGCTCGGGGGCGCCGCGCCCCCCGCCCAGCTCCCGCCGCAGCCGCTGCAGCCGCACCGccgtccgccgccgccgcgccctgcGGGGAGAGACGTgagcgccccggccccgctcccggccccggccccggccccgccgccccgcacctCTCGGCCTCCTCCAGCTCCGGGTCCGGCGGCTCCGGGTCCCCGGgccacgccgccgccgcccgccgcggggtCCCGGCCAGGAGCGCGGCCGCTCGCAGCCCGCGCCGCAGCAGCGCCGCCATGGCCGGCAACCGGGACACGGGAaccgggcggggccggcggcggggcggccccggcggggggcggaggggatgTCGCGGGGCCCCGGTGGGGTCTCGGCCCCGATGGGCGGGAGGGACCGCGGCGGGAGAGGAAGGCGCAACCTCCCGGGGTCCCAGTCGgcgccgggggctgcgggcgccagcggaggtgAAGCTGCCCGGGGTGGGATCGTGCGGGGGCCCGGACTCCGGTCGGGGGGTGCagaccctccctgcccagcagccGCGGTTGTTCAGTGAGCACGCACCGGAGGAAGGCCGAGCGTGGGTGTCCCCTCTGTCACCTTACCTGTGCTCTTCAGGCTGTGGTGGGGGACGCTGGCACAGTGCGGGACACCCGTGTGCTGCACGTGGGCGGCGGAGGCCACGGGGCGCGCCTGGATGGTGACAGGGATGAAGATGCCATCGCCTGTGCCTCTCCCCACgctggctggggacactgggtgaCCGCTGCCTGTCCAGGACAGCCTGCCAGCTTCACCTGGAAGAGCACAGGCAGACATGGGGGGCAGGCAGACACCCGCAGCTCTGTGGGTCACTGCTGCCCTCCGTGATGGTGTTTCTGCCCTGTGATGCCCTGGCAgacccccccgcccgccccagctccccccggctcctgaGGCTGCAAAGGGCTGGAGCCGATGTCAGGCAGGGTGAAGGTGTGGGTGGTGGGACCGTGGTGCAGCTCCGTGGGCAGGTGGGGCCGTGGGAAATCAGGAGCATCCTGGTGGGAGCAAGGcctgagaaggggctgggggacacactGCATCACCAAGTGTCTCCTCGGCATTTCCCACAGCTAACGCTCCCCTTTGGCTCtcccctctgctgctcttctgaccCTACTCTCAAGTACTTTGGGGCTTCTCatgctcccccagcccagcccatcaACCCTCGGTCCTGGGAAATCACCCACTTTCTTCCTTGCCCCTGCCAATGGGATACTATCGGCCTCAGGCAGCGACTTCCAGCAGTCAACGGTCCCCCGAGTCCCCTCCACAAGGTCTGAGCACCCCAGGGACTCAGAGCTCCATCcagccccccctctcctcccaccccgcAGGCCCAGGAAGATCCACAGCTCTGGCTCACTGACTTGAGCCTCCATGACGCGGACACTCAGAGCCAAAGGAAGGGAACGTGTACTCACAGCCTTCAGCCTTGTTCCCGGCGCCGGGGAGCCGCTGGCCTCTCACCTGCAGCCCCTTAGgttgggtgcagggctggggaacCGCCACCGTCCCCGCTGCCTGGCTGCGCAGCCAGCCCGTGTCCTGCGCCCAGGGGCCCTGCTGTGCCGTGGGCTGCTTACGGTGAGGGATGCTCTGGCCTCGAACCAAGAGGTTGCCCGCGGCGGTGGGGTCTGAGCCCAGGCtggccagcagctcagcagcgGCTCTGGGCTTGTGCACGAAGGGCTGTCCCGAAGGCTGGGCTGCACCTCCCAGCAGAGAGAGGGGGATGAGCGTCATTAAGCGGTGGGTGTCCTGGGCCCTGAGCACATCCCAGAGGAACTGCGgctggaaggaaagaaagcagctaCGGCTTAGCTCTGGAGACGGgcaagagacaggaaggaaaagtcTTCTCTAGTTCTCTACAGGTGCTCGCTAAAGTGTGGCCCTGTGCTTTCTCCCCAGGCACGCCACGCTCGCCATCCCAGATTCAAATCCTCTGTGGGGtcatggcagctgcctgcaccagcGCTGAGACTCCCGTCCTCTGCCTGTAACACTAGGCTGAGCTGGAGCGgggtttgtggaaaaaaaatgccagagtGAGCTGGGAAGACTCAGTGATGAAGGATCTGACCCACCCCCTGATAACCCTTTGCTGCTGAAAAAATTATCCAGATTTTAGGCACAATTTGGGTTTCAGGTTCTGTTCTGCTGTTTGTGGTAGAGGAAAAGGCAGCTACCGTCAGTTCTTACAGATCAAATCCCTTCTTCGACTTCTTTTGTTAAATTAAATGGCTAGGAGTAGGAGGCCTTTCTGGAAGCAGACGGTGTCACTGGAAGTGGCTGTGGACCTTGCAAGGTTTTTCATTAATTGCAGGTCCAGAACTAGCCCTTTCCCGACACAGCAGGTGACAGCCACCGACTGTGCTCCAGAACAGCTCCTGTAGCCTAATGGAGCCCACAGGCAACAGACTGcgggcttcctcctcctctggttTTAGACCTGGTTTGGGAATCGGTGTGGTAGCCAAGACTCGGTTCTAAACAACCACGTGGATCTCCTGGCACAATCCTCTGCGAAGCCCAGCTTCCTTCAGCTGTGTGCCCTGGGACGGcctgggaggtggcagcagcagcgctgACACCGTGCTCCTGCAGAGTGAGGGTGATTCTGAAGAGGGAGCCCCAGACCGAGGGCTGAGCCCTGCAGGGTTTTAGGCAGATGCACTAACTCATCACCTTCCCCGAGTGGGGAATGGTCTGATGTAGAAGGCAGGATGACTACGGAGAGGCACTGTTCACAGTGCAGAATTCacttaaaggctttttttttttttttttcccccccgacaTCCCTACACTTCCCCTCAGTCCCCTTTGCTGTGCGCTTCTTTACCACGGAGCGCAGCAGTGCTCCCAGCCTGCCCGGGAATTCATTCCTCCAGccaggagaatcatagaatcattcaggttggaaaagacccttgggatcatcgagtccaaccatcaatcccactgtacaaagttctcccctacaccatatcccccaacaccacatctaaatgactcttaaacatattcagggatggtgactcaaccacctccctgggcagcctattccagtatCTGACCACTCTTTcggtgaagaattgtttcctaatgtccagtctaaacctaccctgttgcaccTTGGAgccgttccctctcattctgtcgctaattacctgtgagaagagaccagcaccaacctctctacagtgtcctttcaagtagttgtgatgaggtctcccctcagtctcctcttcctcatactaaacagtcccagctccttcaactgctcctcataggatttgttttccaggcccttcaccagctttgttgccctcctctgcacccgctccagcacctcgacatctctcttggattgaggtgcccaaaactggacacaatactccaggtgtggcctcaccagtgccgagtacaggggcacaatcacctccctactcctgctgatcacactatttctaatacaagccaggatgccgttggctttcgtggccacctgggcacactgccggctcatattcagccgcttgtcaattagaacccccgggtccttttcttccaggcagctccagccacacttccccaagcctgtactgatgcatggggttgttgtggctcaagtgcaggacctggcacttggccttgttgaagctcataccgttaacgttggcccatcgatccaatctatccaagtctctctgtagagcctccctgtcctcacgcagatcaacactcccgcttaacttggtgtcatctgcgaacttacataTGATACACTCtgtgtccttatcaagatcatcaataaagatgttaaacaggaatggtcccaacactgagccctgaggaacaccacttgtgaccggctgccagctggatgtaactccattgaccaccactctttgggaccgtccatccagccagtgcttgatccagcagaatCCCACTGAGCAACCCCTCACATTAAGCTGTGTGCTGGGGACAGCAGCCCCCAAAAGGCAACGTCATGGTCTGTTCTTTGGAACAGTGGGGAGAGGGGTCTTTGGAgaagggtgctggggggctctgTGCCAGTCGGCACACCCTGAAATGGACAACGTCAGTAGCTGCATGAAAACCCAGAGCCCCAGGCGCTACGATGGATCTCATTTAACTGAGCCACACCAGAGATGCTCAATGCCCGAGATTCATTTCTCACAATCCTCCCGCAACCGGCTGTCTGCTGGGTCGGCCTGGCCAGGCGGATCCGAGCGCTCTTCAGTTACCTGGCTGCTGGAGAGAACAGCGTAGGGTCCCTGGGGGTCAGCTGGTCTGTTGGCGGCGTggagcagctgggagagctggtcTATGATGCCCAGGCCCCGGATAAGGTTCTCACGCTGCAGAAGAGCATCTACTCTTTTCTTCTCCTCGTTTTCCACGATATCCTGGGGTTGCATAGAGTCATACTGCATGCGCTGCATCTTAGGAAAGACAGACCTGAGTTACAGCACAGTCACAGCCCTGGTAACGCACAAGAGAGACGAGGCCTCCGTGTCCTGAAGAGAATTACAGACTTGGGAGTGGAGTGGGACGAAGATCCCAGTGGGAGCCACATCAGGGAAGGGTCAACACTGGTCCTTGCGAGAACCTCCCAGCACAAGCTGTCAGC includes:
- the VPS33B gene encoding vacuolar protein sorting-associated protein 33B isoform X1 encodes the protein MAFAGRRDAPEAPDFGILKRLARDQLIYLLEQLPGKKDLFIEADLMSPLDRIANVSILKHEVDKLYKVESRPALSSSDQFCFLVRPRIRTMRYIADIVNADKMSGRSRKYKIIFSPQKFYACEMVLEEEGVFGDVTCDEWSFYLLPLDEDIISMELPEFFRDYFLEGDHRWINSIARALQLLNSLYGPFGKVYGIGRCAKMSYELWRDLEEESEGDSQGRKPEIGNIFLMDRDTDYVTALCSQVVYEGLVDDTFRIKCGSVDFGPDVTSSDKSIKVLLNAQDKVFNQIRNEHFSSVFGFLSQKSRNLQAQYDRRRGMDIKQMKNFVSQELKGLKQEHRLLSLHIGACESIMKKKTKQDFQEMIKAEHSLLEGFDIRESTSFIEEHIDRQVSPTESLRLMCLLSITENGLIPKDYRSLKTQYLQSYGPEHLLTFHNLKRVGLLTEQSAGETLTAVESKVSKLVTDRAAGKITDAFNSLARKSNFRAISKKLGLIPRVDGEYDLKMPRDMAYVFSGAYVPLSCKIIEQVLERRGWLGLEEVVRLLNGNEFSVSDSAVEDNPAWESQRVVLAVFLGGCTFSEMAALRFLGKERGCKFIFLTTAITNSARMMEAMIEAKA
- the VPS33B gene encoding vacuolar protein sorting-associated protein 33B isoform X2, which encodes MAFAGRRDAPEAPDFGILKRLARDQLIYLLEQQHEVDKLYKVESRPALSSSDQFCFLVRPRIRTMRYIADIVNADKMSGRSRKYKIIFSPQKFYACEMVLEEEGVFGDVTCDEWSFYLLPLDEDIISMELPEFFRDYFLEGDHRWINSIARALQLLNSLYGPFGKVYGIGRCAKMSYELWRDLEEESEGDSQGRKPEIGNIFLMDRDTDYVTALCSQVVYEGLVDDTFRIKCGSVDFGPDVTSSDKSIKVLLNAQDKVFNQIRNEHFSSVFGFLSQKSRNLQAQYDRRRGMDIKQMKNFVSQELKGLKQEHRLLSLHIGACESIMKKKTKQDFQEMIKAEHSLLEGFDIRESTSFIEEHIDRQVSPTESLRLMCLLSITENGLIPKDYRSLKTQYLQSYGPEHLLTFHNLKRVGLLTEQSAGETLTAVESKVSKLVTDRAAGKITDAFNSLARKSNFRAISKKLGLIPRVDGEYDLKMPRDMAYVFSGAYVPLSCKIIEQVLERRGWLGLEEVVRLLNGNEFSVSDSAVEDNPAWESQRVVLAVFLGGCTFSEMAALRFLGKERGCKFIFLTTAITNSARMMEAMIEAKA
- the VPS33B gene encoding vacuolar protein sorting-associated protein 33B isoform X3 gives rise to the protein MAFAGRRDAPEAPDFGILKRLARDQLIYLLEQLPGKKDLFIEADLMSPLDRIANVSILKQHEVDKLYKVESRPALSSSDQFCFLVRPRIRTMRYIADIVNADKMSGRSRKYKIIFSPQKFYACEMVLEEEGVFGDVTCDEWSFYLLPLDEDIISMELPEFFRDYFLEGDHRWINSIARALQLLNSLYGPFGKVYGIGRCAKMSYELWRDLEEESEGDSQGRKPEIGNIFLMDRDTDYVTALCSQVVYEGLVDDTFRIKCGSVDFGPDVTSSDKSIKVLLNAQDKVFNQIRNEHFSSVFGFLSQKSRNLQAQYDRRRGMDIKQMKNFVSQELKGLKQEHRLLSLHIGACESIMKKKTKQDFQEMIKAEHSLLEGFDIRESTSFIEEHIDRQVSPTESLRLMCLLSITENGLIPKDYRSLKTQYLQSYGPEHLLTFHNLKRVGLLTEQSAGETLTAVESKVSKLVTDRAAGKITDAFNSLARKSNFRAISKKLGLIPRVDGEYDLKMPRDMAYVFSGAYVPLSCKIIEQVLERRGWLGLEEVVRLLNGNEFSVSDSAVEDNPAWESQRVVLAVFLGGCTFSEMAALRFLGKERGCKFIFLTTAITNSARMMEAMIEAKA
- the HDDC3 gene encoding guanosine-3',5'-bis(diphosphate) 3'-pyrophosphohydrolase MESH1 produces the protein MGSEAAALLEAVAFAAEKHKGQRRKDPEGTPFINHPIGVARILAQEAGVTDTVVLQAALLHDTVEDTDTTFSELEERFGAEVRRVVEEVTDDKTLPKMERKRLQIERAGGSSPRAKLVKLADKLHNLRDLNRCTPTGWTSQRVQEYFRWAAQVVAGLRGTSPPLEAALRRLFEERGLDPAPAP